A genome region from Bacteroides stercoris ATCC 43183 includes the following:
- a CDS encoding RNA polymerase sigma factor RpoD/SigA — MRQLKITKSITNRESASLDKYLQEIGREDLITVEEEVELAQRIRKGDRVALEKLTRANLRFVVSVAKQYQNQGLSLPDLINEGNLGLIKAAEKFDETRGFKFISYAVWWIRQSILQALAEQSRIVRLPLNQVGSLNKISKAFSKFEQENERRPSPEELADELEIPVDKISDTLKVSGRHISVDAPFVEGEDNSLLDVLVNDDSPMADRSLVNESLAREIDRALSTLTDREKEIIQMFFGIGQQEMTLEEIGDKFGLTRERVRQIKEKAIRRLRQSNRSKLLKSYLG, encoded by the coding sequence ATGAGACAACTAAAAATTACCAAAAGTATCACTAACAGAGAGAGCGCTTCTCTTGACAAGTATTTGCAGGAAATCGGTCGCGAAGACCTCATTACAGTCGAAGAAGAGGTAGAGCTCGCTCAGCGCATCCGCAAGGGTGACCGTGTTGCACTGGAGAAATTGACACGTGCCAATCTGCGTTTCGTTGTATCTGTAGCCAAACAGTACCAGAACCAGGGTTTGAGTTTGCCCGACTTGATTAACGAGGGTAATTTAGGACTGATTAAGGCTGCCGAAAAGTTCGATGAGACACGTGGTTTCAAGTTCATCAGTTATGCAGTATGGTGGATACGTCAGTCCATTTTGCAGGCTTTGGCAGAGCAGTCGCGTATTGTGCGTCTTCCCTTGAACCAGGTAGGCTCGCTGAATAAAATCAGCAAGGCTTTCTCCAAGTTCGAGCAGGAAAACGAACGTCGCCCGTCGCCCGAAGAACTTGCCGATGAACTGGAAATCCCTGTTGACAAAATCTCCGATACGCTGAAGGTTTCCGGCCGCCATATTTCGGTAGACGCGCCTTTCGTTGAAGGAGAAGACAACAGCTTGCTCGATGTGCTGGTCAACGACGACTCTCCTATGGCCGACCGCTCTTTGGTGAACGAGTCTCTTGCGAGGGAAATTGATAGAGCTCTTTCTACGTTAACCGATAGGGAAAAAGAAATCATACAGATGTTTTTCGGTATCGGACAGCAGGAAATGACATTAGAGGAAATCGGCGACAAATTCGGTCTCACACGTGAGCGTGTCCGCCAGATTAAGGAAAAAGCAATCAGAAGATTAAGACAAAGTAATCGTAGTAAATTGCTCAAATCTTATTTGGGATAA
- a CDS encoding clostripain-related cysteine peptidase has protein sequence MRMKLYTLLCISFFLLFTACNQDDDPVPPEVGSRTVLVYIVADNNLSSFAKEDVEEMIAGMESVDLSSSNLLVYQDDRVAPVLFRISRNKKGRLEKEIIKEYAEQVSTKASVMKEVMHRAFYEYPADSYGLVYWSHADGWIPYPVPSASTRWIGQDTGEGQDNRMNISDFVDVLDDGMPHFDFIMFDACFMMSVEVAYEVRNYTDYYIGSPTENPGPGAPYDKVVPYMFKPGAAAQMAEAYFNHYKDNYKAGEGISNANWTGGTSICAVRTDALDDLADVTGQLLERADNESVPSFNTVFDYDKRDMEEGHVGYYDFSQMMEMRLDADAYVAWKNVFDASIVYWNTTDKNYSMFKRMFSMEGTNGITHYIPLSVDSKAAEAYRSMAWYKAAGLENMGW, from the coding sequence ATGAGAATGAAGCTTTATACATTGCTGTGCATATCTTTTTTCCTTTTGTTTACGGCTTGTAATCAAGATGATGATCCGGTGCCACCTGAGGTAGGAAGTAGAACCGTGCTTGTTTACATTGTAGCGGATAATAACTTGTCGTCATTTGCGAAGGAAGATGTGGAAGAGATGATTGCAGGCATGGAATCCGTTGATTTGTCATCCAGTAACTTGCTGGTATATCAGGATGACAGGGTAGCACCAGTTTTGTTCCGGATCTCTAGAAACAAGAAAGGGCGTTTGGAGAAGGAGATAATCAAGGAGTATGCAGAGCAGGTATCCACGAAGGCCTCTGTGATGAAGGAGGTAATGCACCGTGCTTTCTATGAATATCCGGCAGACAGTTACGGTTTGGTTTACTGGTCGCACGCAGACGGCTGGATTCCTTATCCGGTACCTTCGGCTTCTACACGCTGGATAGGGCAGGATACAGGAGAGGGGCAGGATAACCGTATGAATATATCTGACTTTGTTGATGTATTGGATGACGGGATGCCTCACTTTGACTTTATAATGTTTGACGCATGCTTTATGATGTCTGTAGAAGTGGCTTATGAGGTGCGTAATTATACCGATTATTATATCGGTTCGCCTACGGAGAATCCGGGTCCGGGCGCTCCTTATGACAAGGTTGTTCCTTATATGTTTAAACCGGGCGCGGCTGCACAAATGGCAGAAGCCTACTTTAATCATTATAAGGATAATTATAAAGCAGGAGAGGGTATCTCGAATGCAAACTGGACAGGCGGAACTTCCATTTGCGCTGTAAGGACAGATGCGTTGGATGATTTGGCGGATGTGACAGGGCAACTCTTGGAGCGCGCGGACAACGAAAGCGTGCCTTCTTTTAATACGGTGTTTGATTATGATAAGCGGGATATGGAAGAAGGACATGTCGGTTACTATGATTTCTCGCAGATGATGGAAATGCGGCTGGATGCCGATGCTTATGTTGCTTGGAAGAATGTGTTTGATGCTTCTATTGTCTATTGGAATACTACAGATAAAAATTACTCCATGTTCAAAAGAATGTTTTCAATGGAAGGAACAAACGGCATTACGCATTATATCCCCCTTTCGGTTGATTCCAAAGCTGCTGAGGCTTACCGTTCCATGGCTTGGTATAAAGCTGCGGGACTCGAAAATATGGGCTGGTAG
- a CDS encoding FAD-dependent oxidoreductase, whose protein sequence is MKYVIIGGVAGGATAAARLRRIDEQAEIILLEKGKYISYANCGLPYYIGGVIADREKLLVQTPASFGKRFRIDVRVENEVIAIDPEKKTLTIRKADGKEYEETYDKLLLSPGANPVKPPLEGIDSEGIFTLRNVEDTDRIKAYITDKQVKRAVVVGAGFIGLEMAENLHHAGVTVSVVEMGNQVMAPIDFSMAAPIHRHLIEKGVSLYLEEGVTRFRRTEEGITVFLKSGKTIPADMVLLSIGVRPATALAQQAGLELGETGGIRVDEHLETSVKDIYAVGDAIEYPHPLTGKPWLNYLANPANRQGRIVADNMALGNTTSYEGAIGTSIAKVFDMTVASTGLAAKRLKQWGMEYQSSVTHSASHAGYYPDALPLTLKLTFHPKTGKLYGAQCVGYEGVDKRIDQIAGLIKHGGTVYDLMETEHTYAPPFSSAKDPIAIAGYVASNIISGAMPVISWRELAEKKDEVMLIDTRTPEEFSFGTIPGAVNIPLDEMRDRLSEIPADKPVVLFCAVGLRGYLAQRILIGRGYRNTANLIGGYKTYSTAVAPIPAPTASSPAQPAASAPSQSAQSGSAKEPLRVNACGLQCPGPIMQVKKAMDSIAPGERVEIVATDAGFARDASAWCATTGNKLIEKKEEKGRYTVLLEKGDEACACPSSLPAAGGRGKTLILFSDDLDKALATFVLANGAAATGQKVSIFFTFWGLNVLKKIQKPRTEKDIFGKMFGMMLPSSSLRLKLSKMNMMGLGSRMMRFLMKRKGIDSLESLRSQALAQGVEFIACQMSMDMMGIRREELLDEVTIGGVATYMERADKANVNLFI, encoded by the coding sequence ATGAAATATGTAATTATCGGTGGCGTTGCAGGTGGAGCCACGGCTGCTGCCCGGTTAAGAAGAATAGATGAGCAAGCTGAAATCATTTTATTGGAGAAAGGCAAATACATTTCCTATGCCAATTGCGGATTACCTTATTATATAGGCGGTGTTATCGCCGATCGCGAAAAACTATTGGTTCAGACTCCCGCATCATTCGGTAAACGTTTCCGTATCGATGTGCGGGTAGAGAACGAAGTAATCGCAATCGATCCGGAAAAGAAAACATTGACTATCCGTAAAGCAGATGGAAAGGAATATGAAGAAACCTATGACAAACTTCTGCTTTCTCCGGGAGCCAATCCGGTGAAACCGCCTTTGGAAGGCATTGACTCGGAAGGTATCTTTACGCTTCGCAATGTAGAAGATACCGACCGGATTAAGGCTTATATCACAGACAAGCAAGTAAAACGCGCAGTTGTAGTAGGCGCAGGCTTCATCGGACTTGAGATGGCGGAAAACCTGCATCATGCGGGCGTTACGGTTTCTGTTGTAGAGATGGGCAATCAGGTTATGGCGCCTATCGACTTCTCCATGGCTGCACCTATTCACCGGCATCTGATCGAAAAAGGCGTTTCTCTTTATCTGGAAGAGGGCGTTACCCGTTTCCGGCGTACTGAAGAGGGAATTACCGTTTTTCTGAAAAGCGGAAAAACGATTCCTGCCGATATGGTATTGCTTTCTATCGGTGTGCGTCCGGCAACGGCATTGGCGCAACAGGCAGGTTTGGAGTTGGGCGAAACGGGCGGTATCCGGGTAGACGAGCACTTGGAAACTTCCGTAAAAGACATCTATGCTGTGGGCGATGCCATTGAATATCCCCATCCGCTGACCGGAAAACCGTGGCTCAACTATCTGGCCAATCCGGCAAACCGTCAGGGACGCATCGTTGCCGATAATATGGCCTTGGGCAATACCACATCCTACGAAGGAGCTATCGGTACATCCATCGCCAAAGTCTTTGATATGACGGTAGCTTCTACCGGACTTGCCGCCAAGCGTCTGAAACAATGGGGTATGGAGTATCAAAGCTCGGTAACCCATTCTGCTTCGCATGCAGGTTATTATCCCGATGCGTTGCCTCTGACCTTGAAACTGACGTTCCATCCGAAAACCGGAAAACTCTATGGTGCGCAATGCGTAGGCTACGAGGGAGTGGATAAGCGCATCGACCAGATAGCGGGACTTATCAAACATGGCGGAACCGTTTACGATTTGATGGAAACGGAGCACACCTATGCACCGCCTTTCTCATCGGCAAAAGACCCTATTGCCATAGCCGGATACGTGGCTTCCAATATTATCAGCGGCGCCATGCCGGTTATTTCCTGGCGCGAACTGGCAGAGAAGAAAGACGAAGTAATGCTGATAGATACCCGTACCCCTGAAGAATTCTCGTTCGGAACGATTCCGGGAGCTGTCAATATCCCGCTGGACGAGATGCGCGACCGTTTGTCGGAAATACCGGCGGATAAGCCCGTCGTGCTTTTCTGTGCCGTAGGTTTGCGCGGATATTTGGCACAACGTATTCTGATAGGACGCGGTTATCGCAATACGGCCAACTTGATAGGCGGATATAAGACCTATTCTACAGCAGTGGCGCCCATTCCTGCTCCTACGGCATCATCGCCGGCTCAGCCTGCTGCATCCGCTCCGTCGCAATCGGCACAGAGCGGTTCTGCCAAAGAGCCTTTGAGGGTTAATGCCTGCGGCCTGCAATGTCCCGGCCCTATCATGCAGGTAAAGAAAGCCATGGACAGCATCGCTCCGGGCGAGCGGGTGGAAATTGTGGCGACCGATGCCGGATTCGCACGTGATGCTTCTGCCTGGTGTGCCACTACGGGCAACAAGCTGATAGAGAAAAAGGAAGAAAAAGGACGCTACACGGTATTGCTTGAAAAAGGCGATGAGGCTTGTGCCTGCCCGTCGTCTCTTCCGGCAGCAGGCGGACGGGGAAAAACTTTAATTCTTTTTAGCGATGATTTAGACAAGGCTTTAGCTACCTTTGTACTCGCTAACGGCGCAGCGGCAACCGGACAGAAAGTGTCGATATTCTTCACCTTCTGGGGATTGAATGTCTTGAAGAAGATACAGAAACCCCGGACAGAGAAAGATATTTTCGGAAAGATGTTCGGTATGATGCTTCCGTCCAGTTCATTGCGGCTGAAACTGTCCAAAATGAATATGATGGGCTTGGGCAGCAGGATGATGCGCTTCCTGATGAAGCGGAAAGGAATAGATTCTTTGGAATCGTTGCGTTCTCAGGCGTTGGCGCAAGGAGTTGAGTTTATTGCTTGTCAGATGTCTATGGATATGATGGGCATCCGGCGCGAAGAATTGCTGGACGAAGTTACCATAGGCGGTGTGGCGACCTATATGGAGCGCGCGGACAAGGCGAATGTGAATCTATTTATATAA
- a CDS encoding MarR family winged helix-turn-helix transcriptional regulator, protein METLCRIRDIYRAIAEFEVKFMQEFDLSLNEGMLLCTLLNTPKLTSSEIAEALGLSASNTSKVIRSVEDKKLITRLVGKTDKRQMHFALTPEGKSRITVIKNSTPEIPALLQEIV, encoded by the coding sequence ATGGAAACTTTATGTAGAATCCGCGATATTTACCGGGCGATAGCCGAGTTTGAAGTAAAATTCATGCAGGAGTTTGACTTGTCGTTGAATGAGGGTATGCTGTTGTGTACCCTGCTCAATACGCCCAAACTCACCTCCAGCGAGATAGCGGAAGCGCTCGGACTGTCAGCTTCCAATACTTCCAAGGTAATCCGCTCGGTAGAGGACAAGAAGCTGATTACCCGACTGGTGGGAAAAACGGATAAGCGTCAGATGCACTTTGCGCTGACGCCGGAAGGGAAGAGCCGTATTACGGTCATTAAAAACAGCACTCCCGAAATTCCGGCCCTATTGCAGGAGATTGTTTAG
- the rlmH gene encoding 23S rRNA (pseudouridine(1915)-N(3))-methyltransferase RlmH: MKMTLLVVGRTVEQHFITAINDYIQRTRRYLSFDMEVIPELKNTKSLSADVQKEKEGELILKALQPGDVVVLLDEGGKEMRSIEFADYMKRKMNTVNKRLVFIIGGPYGFSPKVYEAAHEKLSLSRMTFSHQMIRLIFVEQLYRAMTILNGGPYHHE, encoded by the coding sequence ATGAAAATGACCTTGCTCGTCGTAGGACGAACCGTAGAACAGCACTTTATTACAGCCATCAATGACTACATACAGCGCACGCGACGCTATCTCTCGTTCGATATGGAAGTTATCCCGGAACTGAAAAATACCAAAAGCCTCTCCGCAGACGTACAAAAAGAAAAAGAGGGCGAACTGATACTGAAAGCGCTCCAACCGGGCGATGTGGTGGTGCTGCTGGATGAGGGCGGAAAAGAAATGCGCTCCATAGAGTTCGCAGACTATATGAAGCGCAAGATGAACACCGTAAACAAACGGCTGGTTTTTATTATTGGCGGCCCTTACGGCTTCTCCCCCAAAGTCTATGAAGCGGCACACGAAAAGCTGTCTCTTTCGCGCATGACCTTTTCGCATCAGATGATAAGACTTATCTTTGTGGAGCAGTTATACCGTGCCATGACCATACTGAACGGCGGGCCGTATCACCATGAATAA
- a CDS encoding DUF4783 domain-containing protein — MNKRVVILWLCFFVWTVSLMAQDVPAGVVAAFKKGNSQELNGYLSDKVELILESRSINVDNQAAEKKMASFFSGNRVSGFTVNHQGKRNESSFIVGTLTTANGNFRVNCFFRKVAGKYVIHQIRIDKTNE, encoded by the coding sequence ATGAATAAACGAGTAGTAATATTATGGCTCTGCTTCTTTGTCTGGACAGTTTCGCTTATGGCACAAGACGTACCGGCAGGAGTGGTCGCCGCCTTTAAAAAAGGAAATTCTCAGGAACTGAACGGGTATCTGAGTGATAAAGTGGAACTGATTCTGGAGAGTCGTTCAATCAATGTCGACAACCAAGCGGCAGAGAAAAAGATGGCATCTTTCTTTTCCGGTAATCGGGTGAGCGGTTTTACGGTGAATCACCAGGGAAAGCGCAATGAGTCGAGTTTCATAGTCGGTACGTTGACAACCGCGAACGGAAACTTCCGGGTGAATTGTTTCTTTAGAAAAGTGGCAGGCAAATATGTGATACACCAAATAAGAATAGATAAGACAAATGAATAA
- the nadC gene encoding carboxylating nicotinate-nucleotide diphosphorylase, which translates to MNKEEELIDRLIDLAFAEDIGDGDHTTLSCIPATAMGKSKLLIKEAGILAGIEVAKEVFRRFDPTMKVEVFINDGTEVKPGDVAMVVEGKVQSLLQTERLMLNIMQRMSGIATMTHKYAEKLKGTNTRVLDTRKTTPGMRILEKMAVKIGGGVNHRIGLFDMILLKDNHVDFAGGIDKAITRAKEYCKEKGKDLKIEIEVRNFDELQQVLDLGGVDRIMFDNFTPEMTKKAVEMVAGRYETESSGGITFDTLRDYAECGVDFISVGALTHSVKGLDMSFKAC; encoded by the coding sequence ATGAATAAGGAAGAAGAATTGATTGACAGGCTGATTGACCTGGCCTTTGCCGAAGATATAGGCGATGGTGACCACACCACCCTTTCGTGCATTCCTGCTACGGCAATGGGCAAATCCAAGCTTTTGATTAAAGAAGCCGGTATTCTTGCCGGTATCGAGGTTGCTAAAGAAGTGTTCCGTCGTTTCGACCCCACCATGAAAGTGGAAGTATTCATCAATGACGGCACTGAAGTGAAGCCGGGCGACGTGGCTATGGTTGTGGAAGGCAAGGTGCAGTCTTTGTTGCAGACCGAACGCCTGATGCTGAACATTATGCAGCGTATGAGCGGCATCGCTACCATGACCCATAAGTATGCCGAGAAGCTGAAAGGTACGAATACCCGTGTGCTCGATACCCGTAAGACGACTCCGGGCATGCGTATTCTAGAAAAGATGGCTGTGAAGATAGGTGGCGGCGTAAACCATCGAATCGGTCTGTTCGACATGATTCTGCTGAAAGACAATCATGTTGACTTCGCCGGCGGTATCGACAAGGCCATTACCCGTGCCAAGGAATATTGCAAGGAGAAGGGCAAGGACCTCAAGATAGAAATTGAAGTACGCAACTTCGACGAACTGCAACAGGTACTCGATTTGGGTGGCGTAGACCGTATCATGTTCGATAACTTTACACCCGAAATGACGAAGAAAGCCGTAGAAATGGTAGCAGGCCGTTATGAAACGGAATCTTCCGGCGGCATCACCTTTGACACTCTGCGCGACTATGCCGAATGCGGCGTAGACTTTATCTCGGTAGGTGCTTTGACGCATTCCGTAAAAGGATTGGACATGAGCTTCAAAGCCTGCTGA
- a CDS encoding RNA polymerase sigma factor, producing MLRLTNKRREEASVKRALTLENEIELIEGCRAGKDSARKELYTLYSKQMLAVCYRYTGDMDAAHDVLHDGFIKIFTRFTFRGECALGTWVTRVMVTQAIDYLRRKHRFSQLVVNEEQLPDVQDEASIAESGSRLSEEVLMAFVAELPDGCRTVFNLYVFEEKSHKEIAELLHIKEHSSTSQLHRAKCMLAKRIKEYTEYERKR from the coding sequence ATGCTGCGTCTAACTAACAAACGACGCGAAGAGGCGTCCGTAAAACGAGCACTGACATTGGAAAATGAGATAGAACTGATAGAGGGCTGCCGGGCAGGAAAGGATTCCGCACGAAAGGAACTTTACACTCTCTATTCCAAGCAGATGCTGGCGGTATGCTACCGTTATACGGGCGATATGGATGCGGCGCACGATGTTTTGCACGATGGCTTTATCAAAATCTTCACCCGCTTCACGTTTCGCGGTGAATGTGCATTGGGCACGTGGGTAACGAGGGTGATGGTGACACAAGCTATCGACTATCTGCGACGGAAGCATCGTTTCAGCCAACTGGTGGTAAACGAAGAACAACTTCCCGATGTGCAGGACGAAGCGAGTATTGCCGAAAGCGGAAGCCGGCTTTCAGAGGAAGTGTTGATGGCGTTCGTGGCGGAACTTCCCGACGGCTGCCGTACCGTGTTCAACTTGTATGTGTTCGAGGAGAAGTCGCACAAGGAGATTGCGGAACTGCTTCATATCAAGGAGCATTCGTCTACCTCGCAGTTGCACCGTGCCAAGTGTATGTTAGCAAAAAGAATTAAAGAATATACTGAATATGAGAGAAAAAGATGA
- a CDS encoding DUF4943 family protein, whose protein sequence is MNALCKLYKYGYLILAMAACLMLASCGKESLDYNHPDVDLFVKQLKTGKYSTQSPEGLSNVPKFAKEDIEELLKYAEDLTVIPSFPLAPVSYSAGGKLRLGECILWTVETIRLGHNASMGCKMVHTDAENYEGIYFLTDEEVLDAAARYRRWWEGRKYPRTMWTIDPCYDEPLCGSSYMWW, encoded by the coding sequence ATGAATGCTCTCTGTAAACTATATAAATACGGATATCTGATACTTGCAATGGCAGCTTGCCTTATGCTTGCATCCTGCGGTAAAGAATCGCTGGATTACAATCATCCGGATGTAGATTTGTTTGTAAAACAACTGAAAACCGGCAAATACTCTACTCAAAGTCCTGAAGGACTGAGTAATGTTCCCAAATTTGCCAAAGAAGATATTGAAGAACTCCTGAAGTATGCCGAGGATTTGACGGTAATACCTTCTTTTCCGTTGGCTCCCGTATCCTATTCGGCAGGCGGAAAACTGCGGTTAGGCGAATGTATCCTGTGGACGGTGGAAACGATTCGTTTGGGACATAATGCTTCGATGGGGTGTAAGATGGTGCATACCGATGCCGAGAATTATGAAGGCATCTACTTTCTGACCGATGAGGAGGTGCTCGATGCAGCCGCCCGTTACCGTCGTTGGTGGGAAGGCCGGAAATATCCGCGTACCATGTGGACTATAGACCCTTGCTACGACGAACCGCTTTGCGGAAGCAGCTATATGTGGTGGTGA
- a CDS encoding DUF4858 domain-containing protein translates to MKYSILFLGLLCAVAFPLYAQEWTPQDSLRLHRLLNGGEEMKLNPDVLKEMGVDAPLGSPKADVSKTWMDFDASLPAMPRMPEKKVVLTLRPYTANTKYNWDPVYQKKITVNKNTWRGNPFYELTRLKIYTDWAKRPLDAGPRESIEQIEATGLRYMVTERANNMAVGSWRSVGGGGIAGDFMRPFTKDFWNRKAARRRARTLEVLRTYGDSITARRKETIIK, encoded by the coding sequence GTGAAGTATTCTATTCTCTTTTTGGGGTTGCTTTGTGCGGTAGCCTTTCCTCTTTACGCTCAAGAGTGGACGCCGCAGGACTCTTTGCGCCTGCACCGGTTGCTGAATGGCGGGGAAGAGATGAAGCTGAATCCGGATGTATTGAAGGAAATGGGCGTTGATGCTCCTTTGGGCTCTCCAAAGGCTGATGTAAGTAAGACGTGGATGGACTTTGATGCTTCCTTACCCGCAATGCCTCGGATGCCGGAGAAAAAGGTAGTGCTTACCTTACGGCCTTATACCGCAAACACCAAATACAACTGGGATCCCGTCTATCAGAAGAAGATTACGGTGAACAAGAATACATGGCGGGGCAATCCGTTCTACGAACTGACCAGACTCAAAATCTATACAGACTGGGCAAAGCGTCCGTTGGATGCCGGGCCGCGTGAGAGTATCGAACAGATAGAAGCTACCGGTTTGCGCTATATGGTGACCGAACGTGCCAACAATATGGCAGTGGGGAGTTGGCGAAGTGTCGGCGGCGGTGGCATTGCAGGTGATTTCATGCGTCCTTTTACAAAAGATTTCTGGAACAGGAAAGCTGCCAGACGCCGTGCACGTACTTTGGAAGTATTAAGAACCTACGGCGATTCCATAACTGCCCGTCGTAAAGAGACGATTATCAAATAG
- a CDS encoding NAD(P)H-dependent flavin oxidoreductase codes for MNRITSLFGIKYPVIQGGMVWCSGWRLASAVSNAGGLGLLGAGSMHPETLREHIRKCRAATHHSFGVNIPLMYPQIEEIMQIVVDEGVRIVFTSAGNPKTWTGWLKQHGITVVHVVSSSSFAMKAEAAGVDAIVAEGFEAGGHNGREETTTLCLIPAVRAVTSLPLIAAGGIATGEAILAMRALGAEGVQVGTRFALTEESSASEVFKEYCLHLKEGDTRLLLKKLSPVRLARGNFQQAVAAAEAVGATEEDLRILLSKGRAKRGIFEGDLEEGELEIGQASALLNEKGIQTVAEVMDELVTGYQRACETLAANVCERWDV; via the coding sequence ATGAATAGAATAACTTCTTTGTTTGGAATAAAATATCCCGTCATCCAAGGTGGTATGGTGTGGTGCAGTGGCTGGCGGTTGGCGTCGGCAGTAAGTAATGCCGGTGGCTTAGGCTTGTTGGGAGCAGGTTCCATGCACCCCGAAACATTACGTGAGCATATACGGAAGTGCCGTGCGGCTACGCATCATTCGTTTGGAGTGAACATTCCTTTAATGTATCCCCAGATAGAGGAAATCATGCAGATAGTGGTAGATGAGGGGGTGCGTATCGTGTTTACTTCTGCCGGAAACCCCAAGACATGGACCGGTTGGCTGAAGCAGCATGGCATTACAGTGGTGCATGTTGTTTCGTCATCGAGTTTTGCCATGAAAGCCGAGGCTGCCGGTGTAGATGCCATTGTGGCCGAAGGATTTGAAGCCGGTGGGCATAACGGGCGCGAAGAGACAACTACGCTTTGCCTGATACCTGCTGTACGTGCAGTTACCTCACTGCCTTTGATTGCTGCCGGCGGCATTGCTACCGGTGAGGCGATTCTTGCCATGCGTGCTTTGGGGGCTGAGGGTGTTCAGGTGGGTACGCGGTTTGCTTTGACCGAAGAAAGCTCAGCCAGCGAAGTGTTTAAAGAATATTGCCTGCATCTGAAAGAGGGGGATACCCGTTTATTATTGAAGAAACTATCTCCGGTACGTCTGGCCCGCGGTAATTTTCAGCAGGCAGTAGCGGCGGCTGAGGCTGTCGGGGCTACGGAGGAGGATTTACGTATCCTTTTGTCTAAAGGACGTGCCAAACGCGGTATTTTTGAAGGAGACCTTGAAGAGGGCGAACTTGAAATAGGTCAGGCTTCCGCCTTGCTCAATGAGAAAGGAATACAGACGGTAGCAGAAGTGATGGACGAACTGGTAACAGGTTATCAGCGGGCATGCGAAACGCTTGCCGCCAATGTTTGCGAGCGTTGGGACGTTTGA